In one window of Streptomyces griseus subsp. griseus DNA:
- a CDS encoding P-II family nitrogen regulator, translating into MKLITAVVKPHRLDEIKEALQAFGVQGLTVTEASGYGRQRGHTEVYRGAEYTVDLVPKIRIEVLVEDEDAEQLIEVVVKAARTGKIGDGKVWSVPVDTAVRVRTGERGPDAL; encoded by the coding sequence ATGAAGCTCATCACCGCGGTCGTGAAGCCCCACCGGCTGGACGAGATCAAGGAGGCCCTCCAGGCCTTCGGCGTCCAGGGGCTGACCGTCACCGAGGCCAGCGGTTACGGGCGTCAGCGCGGCCACACCGAGGTCTACCGGGGCGCCGAGTACACCGTCGACCTGGTGCCCAAGATCCGCATCGAGGTCCTCGTCGAGGACGAGGACGCCGAACAGCTCATCGAGGTCGTCGTCAAGGCCGCCCGGACCGGCAAGATCGGTGACGGAAAGGTCTGGAGCGTCCCGGTCGACACCGCCGTCCGGGTCCGGACCGGTGAACGCGGCCCGGACGCCCTCTGA
- a CDS encoding ammonium transporter, with translation MPPGITTLAADAPELSAANTGFMLICSALVMLMTPGLAFFYGGMVRVKSTLNMLMMSFISLGIVTILWVLYGFSLAFGSDIGSVIGWSGDYVGLSGIGITELWDGTTIPVYVFAAFQLMFAILTPALISGALADRVKFTAWALFIVLWVTIVYFPVAHWVWGSGGWLFEMGVIDFAGGTAVHINAGAAALGVILVIGKRIGFKKDPMRPHSLPLVMLGAALLWFGWFGFNAGSWLGNDDGVGAVMFLNTQVATAAAVLGWLAYEKLRHGSFTTLGAASGAVSGLVAITPAGGSVSPLGAIAVGAIAGVLCAMAVGLKYKFGYDDSLDVIGVHLVGGIIGSLLVGFFATGGVQSDAKGLFYGGGLDQLGKQTVGVVAVLAYSLVVSGLIALVLHKTIGMRVSEDDEISGIDQVEHAETAYDFSGTGGGSVSRTTAPATDPTAVPKAKKVDA, from the coding sequence ATGCCCCCAGGCATCACGACGCTTGCCGCAGACGCCCCTGAGCTGTCTGCCGCCAACACCGGGTTCATGCTCATCTGCTCGGCCCTGGTGATGCTCATGACCCCCGGACTGGCCTTCTTCTACGGAGGCATGGTCCGCGTCAAGAGCACCCTCAACATGCTGATGATGAGCTTCATCAGCCTCGGGATCGTCACGATCCTGTGGGTGCTCTACGGATTCAGCCTCGCCTTCGGCTCCGACATCGGCTCGGTCATCGGCTGGAGCGGCGACTACGTCGGCCTCAGCGGCATCGGCATCACCGAACTCTGGGACGGCACGACCATCCCGGTCTACGTCTTCGCCGCCTTCCAGCTGATGTTCGCCATCCTCACCCCGGCCCTGATCAGCGGTGCCCTCGCCGACCGCGTGAAGTTCACCGCGTGGGCGCTGTTCATCGTCCTGTGGGTCACCATCGTCTACTTCCCCGTCGCCCACTGGGTCTGGGGTTCGGGCGGCTGGCTCTTCGAGATGGGCGTCATCGACTTCGCCGGCGGTACGGCGGTCCACATCAACGCGGGCGCCGCGGCCCTCGGCGTGATCCTCGTCATCGGCAAGCGCATCGGCTTCAAGAAGGACCCCATGCGGCCGCACAGCCTGCCGCTCGTCATGCTCGGCGCGGCCCTCCTGTGGTTCGGCTGGTTCGGCTTCAACGCCGGGTCCTGGCTCGGCAACGACGACGGTGTCGGCGCGGTCATGTTCCTCAACACCCAGGTGGCCACCGCTGCCGCCGTCCTCGGCTGGCTCGCCTACGAGAAGCTGCGCCACGGCTCCTTCACCACCCTCGGCGCCGCCTCCGGCGCGGTCTCCGGTCTCGTCGCCATCACCCCCGCGGGTGGTTCCGTCTCCCCGCTCGGCGCCATCGCGGTCGGTGCCATCGCCGGTGTCCTGTGCGCCATGGCCGTCGGCCTGAAGTACAAGTTCGGCTACGACGACTCACTGGACGTCATCGGTGTCCACCTCGTCGGCGGCATCATCGGCTCCCTCCTGGTCGGCTTCTTCGCCACCGGCGGTGTCCAGTCCGACGCCAAGGGCCTCTTCTACGGCGGCGGCCTCGACCAGCTCGGCAAGCAGACCGTCGGTGTCGTCGCGGTCCTCGCGTACTCTCTGGTCGTCTCCGGCCTCATCGCCCTGGTGCTCCACAAGACCATCGGGATGCGGGTCTCCGAGGACGACGAGATCTCCGGCATCGACCAGGTCGAGCACGCCGAGACCGCATACGACTTCAGCGGCACCGGCGGCGGTTCGGTCTCCCGCACCACCGCCCCCGCGACGGACCCGACGGCAGTACCGAAGGCAAAGAAGGTGGACGCATGA
- the ffh gene encoding signal recognition particle protein — MFDTLSDRLSATFKNLRGKGRLSEADIDATAREIRIALLEADVALPVVRAFIANVKERARGAEVSQALNPAQQVVKIVNEELVAILGGETRRLRFAKTAPTVIMLAGLQGAGKTTLAGKLGLWLKGQGHSPLLVACDLQRPNAVNQLSVVAERAGVAVYAPEPGNGVGDPVQVAKDSIEFAKAKVHDIVIVDTAGRLGIDQELMRQAADIRDAVSPDEILFVVDAMIGQDAVNTAEAFRDGVGFDGVVLSKLDGDARGGAALSIAHVTGKQVMFASNGEKLEDFDAFHPDRMASRILDMGDLLTLIEQAEKTFSQEEAAKMASKLQSSKGGKDFTLDDFLAQMEQVRKMGSISKLLGMLPGMGQIKDQINNIDERDIDRTAAIIKSMTPKERAEPTIINGSRRARIAKGSGVEVSAVKSLVERFFEARKMMSKMAQGGGMPGMPGMPGMGGGPGRQKKQVKQAKGKRKSGNPMKRKAEEAAAAERREQAAAQGGALGLPAQEDKNFELPDEFKKFMG, encoded by the coding sequence GTGTTCGATACTCTCTCCGACCGCCTTAGCGCGACTTTCAAGAACCTCAGGGGCAAGGGCCGCTTGTCCGAGGCGGACATCGACGCCACGGCACGCGAGATCCGTATCGCCCTGCTGGAAGCCGACGTCGCCCTGCCCGTGGTCCGGGCCTTCATCGCCAACGTGAAGGAGCGGGCGCGCGGCGCCGAGGTCTCCCAGGCGCTGAACCCCGCTCAGCAGGTCGTCAAGATCGTCAACGAGGAGCTCGTCGCCATCCTCGGCGGTGAGACCCGGCGGCTGCGGTTCGCCAAGACCGCCCCCACCGTGATCATGCTCGCGGGTCTCCAGGGTGCCGGTAAGACGACGCTGGCCGGAAAGCTCGGCCTCTGGCTGAAGGGCCAGGGCCACTCCCCACTGCTCGTCGCCTGCGACCTCCAGCGCCCCAACGCCGTCAACCAGCTCAGCGTCGTCGCCGAGCGCGCCGGTGTCGCGGTCTACGCCCCCGAGCCGGGCAACGGCGTCGGCGACCCGGTCCAGGTCGCCAAGGACTCCATCGAGTTCGCCAAGGCCAAGGTGCACGACATCGTCATCGTCGACACCGCCGGCCGCCTCGGCATCGACCAGGAGCTGATGCGGCAGGCCGCGGACATCCGCGACGCCGTCAGCCCCGACGAGATCCTCTTCGTCGTCGACGCGATGATCGGTCAGGACGCGGTCAACACCGCGGAGGCCTTCCGCGACGGCGTCGGCTTCGACGGCGTGGTGCTCTCCAAGCTGGACGGTGACGCCCGCGGTGGTGCGGCCCTGTCGATCGCCCATGTCACGGGCAAGCAGGTCATGTTCGCGTCGAACGGCGAGAAGCTGGAGGACTTCGACGCGTTCCACCCGGACCGGATGGCCTCCCGCATCCTCGACATGGGTGACCTCCTCACCCTGATCGAGCAGGCGGAGAAGACGTTCAGCCAGGAAGAGGCCGCCAAGATGGCCTCGAAGCTCCAGTCGAGCAAGGGTGGGAAGGACTTCACCCTCGACGACTTCCTGGCCCAGATGGAGCAGGTCCGCAAGATGGGCTCCATCTCCAAACTGCTCGGGATGCTGCCCGGCATGGGGCAGATCAAGGACCAGATCAACAACATCGACGAGCGCGACATCGACCGCACCGCCGCGATCATCAAGTCGATGACGCCCAAGGAGCGCGCCGAGCCGACGATCATCAACGGCTCGCGCCGGGCCCGTATCGCCAAGGGTTCGGGCGTCGAGGTCTCCGCCGTCAAGAGCCTGGTGGAGCGCTTCTTCGAGGCCCGCAAGATGATGTCGAAGATGGCCCAGGGTGGCGGCATGCCGGGGATGCCGGGGATGCCCGGCATGGGCGGCGGCCCCGGCCGGCAGAAGAAGCAGGTCAAGCAGGCCAAGGGGAAGCGCAAGAGCGGCAACCCGATGAAGCGCAAGGCCGAGGAGGCCGCCGCCGCGGAGCGCCGCGAGCAGGCCGCTGCCCAGGGTGGCGCGCTCGGGCTCCCCGCGCAGGAGGACAAGAACTTCGAGCTGCCGGACGAGTTCAAGAAGTTCATGGGCTGA
- a CDS encoding SAM-dependent methyltransferase → MTPTLVRNHRDADSSAPADAGTRARDWAEIQERMLAPLYEAVYDRLEVGPATRMLSLGCGSGLALLVAAARGAQVTGVDSDRDRLALARARLLPDEGAEGAPAHRARLHESGSPSGGEGAPYNLITVFEPIGCAAGDSEGLVPALESALPLAARGATVVLTGWGPPERCATAPVLRVAARLTESARPPRPGGWRPTLRDDLEDVAARAGLKPDGSGRVSCPFGYADPDSAVRGLLSTGLFDGAVRATDRSQVEKEVAEALHPYRRPDGTVWMPNVFRYLVCTT, encoded by the coding sequence ATGACACCAACGCTCGTCCGGAACCACCGGGACGCGGATTCCTCCGCGCCGGCGGACGCCGGAACCCGTGCCCGCGACTGGGCCGAGATCCAGGAACGCATGCTGGCACCGCTCTACGAGGCGGTGTACGACCGGCTCGAAGTCGGACCCGCCACCCGGATGCTGTCGCTCGGCTGTGGCTCCGGGCTCGCCCTGCTCGTCGCGGCGGCCCGGGGGGCGCAGGTCACGGGTGTGGACTCCGACCGGGACCGGCTGGCGCTGGCGCGCGCCCGGCTGCTGCCCGACGAGGGCGCGGAAGGTGCGCCCGCGCACCGGGCCCGGCTCCACGAGAGCGGGTCCCCCTCGGGCGGCGAGGGGGCACCGTACAACCTGATCACCGTGTTCGAGCCGATCGGCTGTGCGGCCGGTGACTCCGAGGGGCTGGTACCCGCGCTGGAGTCGGCGCTGCCGCTGGCGGCCCGGGGTGCGACGGTGGTGCTGACCGGCTGGGGGCCGCCCGAGCGGTGTGCCACGGCGCCGGTGCTGCGGGTCGCGGCCCGGCTGACGGAATCCGCGCGTCCGCCGCGTCCCGGCGGGTGGCGGCCGACCCTCCGGGACGACCTGGAGGACGTGGCCGCGCGAGCGGGGCTGAAGCCGGACGGTTCGGGGCGGGTCTCCTGCCCCTTCGGGTACGCGGATCCGGACAGCGCGGTGCGCGGGCTGCTGTCGACCGGACTCTTCGACGGCGCCGTACGGGCCACCGACCGCTCCCAGGTGGAGAAGGAGGTCGCGGAGGCCCTGCATCCCTACCGGCGTCCGGACGGCACGGTGTGGATGCCGAATGTCTTCCGCTATCTGGTGTGCACCACCTGA
- a CDS encoding bifunctional DNA primase/polymerase yields the protein MGFTIGGIREKRSGVRRRGRDAEATAVAEYTGLWGWAVAPGTRARDGACSCGQRACSAPGAHPLGFAREVPAGTGLDRAADAWAETPGASMLLPVGRSFDVLDVAEQAGRRALVRLERMGLPLGPVAVTPTGRAQFFVAPGAAAELPGLLYRMGWDDADLDLRALGQGAHITAPPSDLGGLGPVRWLRPPVLDTAAAPPQARLLLGTLAYICHRS from the coding sequence ATGGGCTTCACGATCGGCGGCATCCGCGAGAAACGTTCCGGCGTACGGCGGCGAGGCCGCGACGCCGAGGCCACCGCGGTGGCCGAGTACACCGGACTCTGGGGCTGGGCCGTGGCGCCCGGCACCCGCGCCCGCGACGGCGCCTGCTCGTGCGGGCAGCGGGCCTGCTCCGCCCCCGGCGCGCACCCGCTGGGCTTCGCCCGGGAGGTCCCGGCGGGCACCGGCCTGGACCGGGCGGCGGACGCCTGGGCCGAGACCCCGGGCGCCTCGATGCTGCTGCCGGTGGGGCGGAGCTTCGACGTCCTGGACGTGGCGGAGCAGGCCGGGCGGCGGGCGCTGGTGCGGCTGGAGCGGATGGGGCTGCCGCTGGGGCCGGTGGCGGTGACCCCGACCGGCCGGGCGCAGTTCTTCGTCGCCCCCGGAGCCGCCGCCGAGCTGCCCGGCCTGCTCTACCGCATGGGCTGGGACGACGCGGACCTGGACCTGCGGGCGCTCGGCCAGGGCGCGCACATCACCGCCCCGCCCTCCGACCTCGGAGGCCTGGGCCCGGTCCGCTGGCTGCGGCCCCCGGTGCTGGACACCGCTGCCGCTCCCCCGCAGGCGCGGCTGCTGCTGGGGACACTGGCGTACATCTGCCACCGCTCCTAG
- the ftsY gene encoding signal recognition particle-docking protein FtsY: MELVEIVILAVVIALAAVGLVGGLVVGSRKKRKLPPPPPSTPTITPPAEPKVGEEAETPRDEARRTIDDVGLPDAPAPVEEAPVVEAPAPPALEIPEPTEGRLVRLRARLARSQNSLGKGLLTLLSRDNLDEDTWEEIEDTLLTADVGVAPTQELVERLRERVRVLGTRTPEDLRALLREELITLLGPDFDREVKTEGGAETPGVVMVVGVNGTGKTTTTGKLARVLVADGRSVVLGAADTFRAAAADQLQTWGERVGARTVRGPEGGDPASIAYDAVKEGIAEGADVVLIDTAGRLHTKTGLMDELGKVKRVVEKHGPLDEVLLVLDATTGQNGLVQARVFAEVVDITGIVLTKLDGTAKGGIVIAVQRELGVPVKLIGLGEGADDLAPFEPGAFVDALIGD; encoded by the coding sequence ATGGAACTCGTCGAAATCGTCATCCTCGCTGTAGTCATCGCCCTGGCCGCCGTCGGCCTGGTCGGCGGGCTCGTGGTCGGCAGCCGCAAGAAGCGGAAACTGCCGCCCCCGCCCCCGTCCACGCCGACCATCACCCCTCCCGCCGAGCCGAAGGTCGGCGAGGAGGCCGAGACGCCGCGCGACGAAGCGCGGCGCACCATCGACGATGTCGGCCTCCCGGACGCCCCCGCGCCCGTCGAGGAGGCCCCGGTCGTCGAGGCTCCGGCGCCGCCCGCGCTGGAGATCCCCGAGCCCACCGAGGGCCGGCTCGTCCGGCTGCGGGCCCGGCTCGCCCGCTCGCAGAACTCGCTCGGCAAGGGGCTGCTCACGCTGCTGTCCCGCGACAACCTGGACGAGGACACCTGGGAGGAGATCGAGGACACCCTCCTCACCGCCGACGTGGGCGTCGCCCCCACCCAGGAACTGGTCGAGAGGCTCCGCGAGCGGGTCCGGGTGCTCGGCACCCGTACGCCCGAAGACCTCCGCGCCCTGCTGCGCGAAGAGCTGATCACCCTGCTCGGCCCGGACTTCGACCGCGAGGTCAAGACCGAGGGCGGCGCCGAGACCCCGGGCGTCGTGATGGTCGTCGGCGTCAACGGCACCGGCAAGACCACCACCACCGGCAAGCTGGCCCGGGTGCTCGTCGCCGACGGCCGCAGCGTGGTCCTCGGCGCGGCCGACACCTTCCGCGCCGCCGCCGCCGACCAGCTCCAGACCTGGGGCGAGCGCGTCGGAGCCCGTACGGTCCGGGGGCCCGAGGGCGGCGACCCGGCGTCGATCGCCTACGACGCGGTCAAGGAGGGCATCGCCGAGGGGGCCGACGTGGTCCTCATCGACACCGCCGGCCGGCTGCACACCAAGACCGGCCTCATGGACGAGCTGGGCAAGGTCAAGCGGGTCGTGGAGAAGCACGGGCCGCTGGACGAGGTCCTGCTCGTCCTGGACGCCACCACCGGGCAGAACGGCCTGGTGCAGGCCCGGGTCTTCGCCGAGGTCGTGGACATCACCGGCATCGTCCTCACCAAGCTGGACGGCACCGCCAAGGGCGGCATCGTCATCGCGGTCCAGCGCGAGCTGGGCGTACCGGTGAAGCTGATCGGGCTCGGCGAGGGAGCGGACGACCTGGCTCCGTTCGAGCCGGGCGCCTTCGTGGACGCCCTGATCGGCGACTGA